In Mastigocladopsis repens PCC 10914, a single window of DNA contains:
- the cimA gene encoding citramalate synthase — protein MTANSSTQLWIYDTTLRDGTQREGLSVSIEDKLRIARRLDQLGIPFIEGGWPGANPKDVQFFWHLQEEPLQQAEIVAFCNTRRPEKTAAGDPMLQAILAAGTRWVTIVGKSWDLHVTEGLRTTLAENLAMIQDTIEYLRSQGRRVIYDAEHWFDGYKRNPDYALQTLQTAISAGAEWIVLCDTNGGTLPHEITQIVTDVVNSTPGDTQLGIHTHNDSDTAVANALGGVMAGVRMVQGTMNGYGERCGNANLCSLIPNLQLKLGYKCIEDNQLSQLTETSRFVSEVVNLAPDEHAPFVGRSAFAHKGGLHVSAVERNPLTYEHMQPEQVGNRRRIVISEQSGVSNVLAKARTFGIELDKNNPTTGQILQRLKLLESEGYQFEAAEASFELLMREALGSRQPFFEIKGFQVHCDLVEGKETTNALATVKVTVNGKDILEAAEGNGPVAALDAALRKALMNFYPHIAEFELTDYKVRILNGHTGTRAKTRVLVESRNAHLRWTTVGVSTNILEASYQAVVEGLEYGLLLHSQAEAALSTSS, from the coding sequence ATGACTGCAAATTCCTCAACCCAACTTTGGATCTATGACACGACGCTACGGGATGGCACTCAACGTGAAGGGTTATCGGTGTCCATAGAAGATAAGTTACGCATTGCCCGGAGATTGGATCAACTTGGAATTCCCTTTATAGAAGGTGGTTGGCCTGGGGCAAATCCTAAGGATGTACAATTTTTCTGGCATCTCCAAGAAGAGCCGCTTCAGCAAGCAGAGATTGTCGCTTTTTGCAATACCCGACGCCCTGAAAAAACAGCAGCAGGTGATCCCATGCTACAAGCAATTCTGGCTGCTGGCACCCGTTGGGTGACGATTGTTGGCAAGTCTTGGGATTTACACGTTACAGAAGGACTCAGAACAACCCTCGCAGAAAATTTGGCAATGATACAAGATACGATTGAGTATCTTCGCTCTCAAGGACGTCGCGTTATCTACGATGCGGAACACTGGTTTGATGGCTACAAGCGAAATCCAGATTATGCTTTACAGACATTACAAACAGCAATTTCTGCTGGTGCTGAATGGATAGTTCTTTGCGATACTAATGGCGGAACTTTACCCCACGAAATAACTCAAATTGTCACAGATGTGGTTAATTCCACGCCTGGTGACACTCAGCTAGGAATTCACACTCATAACGATTCAGATACAGCAGTTGCCAACGCCTTAGGTGGTGTCATGGCAGGGGTGAGGATGGTACAAGGCACGATGAACGGGTATGGTGAACGCTGCGGAAATGCCAATCTCTGTTCGTTAATTCCCAACTTGCAACTGAAGCTGGGTTACAAGTGTATTGAAGATAACCAGTTGTCTCAACTGACAGAAACTAGCCGCTTCGTGAGTGAGGTCGTGAATCTTGCTCCTGACGAACATGCTCCCTTTGTAGGACGTTCGGCTTTTGCTCACAAAGGTGGTCTTCATGTATCAGCGGTGGAACGTAATCCTCTGACTTACGAACATATGCAACCGGAACAAGTCGGAAACCGTCGCCGCATCGTGATTTCTGAACAGTCTGGAGTCAGTAATGTTTTAGCCAAAGCTCGCACTTTTGGTATTGAACTTGATAAAAATAACCCAACAACAGGGCAAATTCTGCAACGTCTCAAACTTTTGGAGAGCGAAGGATATCAATTTGAGGCGGCGGAGGCGAGTTTTGAGTTGCTGATGCGCGAAGCTTTAGGCAGTCGCCAGCCTTTCTTTGAAATTAAAGGTTTTCAAGTCCATTGTGACTTGGTTGAGGGGAAAGAAACGACTAACGCTCTTGCCACTGTAAAAGTCACTGTCAACGGTAAGGATATTCTAGAAGCTGCGGAAGGAAACGGACCTGTTGCTGCTTTGGATGCGGCTTTACGCAAGGCTTTGATGAATTTCTATCCCCATATTGCTGAATTTGAGTTGACAGATTATAAAGTCCGGATTCTTAACGGACACACGGGGACAAGAGCGAAAACCCGCGTTTTAGTGGAGTCGCGCAACGCTCATCTACGCTGGACAACGGTAGGCGTTTCCACAAACATTTTGGAAGCTTCTTATCAAGCAGTGGTAGAAGGTTTGGAGTACGGTCTTTTGTTACACTCTCAAGCTGAAGCAGCTTTGAGTACTTCCAGTTGA
- a CDS encoding NAD(P)/FAD-dependent oxidoreductase: MQEILYLEIPTPDTAAVYNWLQTDFEPGTGEKVLTPQGFRLRVSDTTTSLGTISEKLPSELSVFVWSVQRTTYLKAFRWADKPLHREQQILKRLTTGIRSRFPYEYPEPPMLDLCEQSIFEALAPYYPLTVQYFQKMPKGEYDLKRVYWWEQRWREGVRNPQQPRQVVFSHVGGTREQGEAIPSSPTPPLSPSSSYDLIYIGGALGVIHAAVMARLGYRVLLMERLPFGRMNREWNISRDEIQSLLNLGLLTITEVESIIAREYKDGFNKFFDANNPSKLKAPVLHTPTVLNVALDSEKLLQMCGQKLRAAGGDICDETEFIRADIYNSQVVVTVKDLTSQTQKQVSGRVLVDAMGTASPIAWQLNGGRAFDSVCPTVGAVIEGGFEPGVWDSQYGDVLYSHGDTSRGRQLIWELFPGANEELTIYLFHYHEVNPKNPGSLLEMYEDFFTILPEYRRCELDKLVWKKPTFGYIPGHFSVGSRDRTVAFDRLIAIGDAASLQSPLVFTGFGSLVRNLERLTTLLDTALKHDLLSFRHLNQIRAFQNNIAVTWMFSKGMMVPTGKFIPPQRINSMLNNFFGLLVDEPLEVADNFIKDRFDWLTFNRLALKAARNNPALLLWIWELAGAKDLLRWTRNYFDFSRHALISALLSGWFPRFLRRIQPWLESRYPALWLRLLAISYALTTGIARPHTSATKVTSEVSLQKPKVI; this comes from the coding sequence ATGCAAGAGATTCTTTACCTAGAAATTCCTACTCCCGATACAGCCGCTGTATACAACTGGTTGCAGACTGATTTTGAACCGGGAACTGGGGAAAAAGTGCTTACCCCGCAAGGCTTTCGCCTGAGAGTTTCTGATACTACAACGAGTCTGGGGACTATTTCGGAAAAGTTACCATCAGAACTTTCTGTCTTCGTTTGGTCAGTGCAGCGAACTACGTATTTGAAAGCGTTCCGTTGGGCAGATAAACCCTTACATAGGGAGCAACAAATTCTTAAAAGGCTCACCACTGGGATTAGAAGCCGCTTTCCCTATGAATACCCTGAACCCCCAATGCTTGATTTGTGTGAGCAATCGATTTTTGAGGCACTTGCTCCCTATTACCCCCTGACTGTCCAATATTTTCAAAAAATGCCCAAGGGCGAATATGACCTAAAGCGCGTTTACTGGTGGGAGCAACGATGGCGCGAAGGTGTGCGGAATCCCCAGCAACCACGTCAGGTGGTATTTTCCCACGTAGGAGGGACAAGAGAACAAGGGGAAGCTATCCCCTCCTCTCCCACTCCCCCCCTCTCCCCCTCCTCTTCCTACGACCTGATATACATTGGTGGGGCACTTGGCGTTATCCATGCAGCAGTCATGGCAAGACTCGGTTATCGAGTGCTGCTAATGGAACGATTACCTTTTGGGCGAATGAATCGAGAATGGAATATTTCCCGCGATGAGATTCAAAGTTTACTTAACTTGGGTTTGCTGACGATTACAGAAGTGGAATCAATTATTGCGCGGGAATACAAAGATGGATTTAATAAATTTTTTGATGCCAATAATCCCAGCAAGCTAAAAGCGCCTGTTTTACACACGCCCACAGTGCTAAATGTGGCTTTAGATTCTGAGAAATTGTTGCAAATGTGTGGGCAAAAGCTGCGTGCAGCAGGCGGTGACATCTGCGATGAGACAGAGTTTATCCGGGCAGATATTTATAATTCACAAGTTGTTGTTACTGTCAAGGATTTAACCAGTCAAACACAGAAGCAAGTGAGCGGACGAGTGTTAGTGGATGCGATGGGAACGGCTTCACCAATTGCATGGCAATTGAATGGTGGTCGTGCCTTCGACAGTGTTTGCCCGACTGTAGGAGCGGTGATTGAGGGTGGATTTGAGCCTGGGGTATGGGATTCTCAGTATGGGGATGTTCTCTACAGTCATGGAGATACCTCGCGAGGACGGCAGTTGATTTGGGAGTTGTTTCCTGGAGCAAATGAAGAATTGACGATTTATTTATTTCATTACCACGAAGTCAATCCTAAAAATCCCGGTTCCTTGCTAGAGATGTACGAGGACTTTTTCACGATTCTGCCAGAGTATCGTCGCTGTGAGCTGGATAAGCTGGTGTGGAAAAAGCCAACATTTGGATATATACCGGGGCATTTTAGTGTGGGGAGTCGCGATCGCACGGTAGCATTTGACCGCTTGATTGCCATAGGTGATGCAGCATCACTCCAGTCTCCCCTAGTTTTCACAGGCTTTGGTTCTCTGGTTCGCAACCTGGAACGCCTAACAACTCTTTTGGATACCGCCCTCAAGCACGACTTGCTGAGTTTCCGGCATTTGAACCAAATTCGTGCTTTTCAAAATAATATTGCCGTCACTTGGATGTTTTCCAAAGGAATGATGGTTCCCACAGGGAAATTTATACCACCTCAGCGAATCAACTCTATGCTCAACAACTTTTTTGGGTTGTTAGTAGATGAACCCCTAGAGGTGGCAGATAATTTCATTAAAGATAGATTTGATTGGTTGACCTTCAATCGGCTGGCGCTGAAAGCAGCTCGTAACAACCCTGCATTACTACTGTGGATTTGGGAACTTGCGGGTGCTAAGGATTTACTGAGGTGGACTAGAAACTATTTTGACTTTAGTCGCCATGCTCTGATTAGTGCTTTGCTCAGTGGATGGTTCCCGCGTTTCCTTCGTCGGATACAACCTTGGCTGGAATCCCGATATCCGGCATTGTGGTTGCGGCTATTAGCGATTAGCTATGCTCTCACCACAGGCATTGCACGCCCCCACACTTCGGCAACAAAAGTTACTTCTGAAGTCTCGCTTCAGAAGCCGAAAGTCATTTAG
- a CDS encoding Ig-like domain-containing protein yields MTTSKTFFQPLDRVAIGLILILSLLIGLLILQGDAVKPSVRHFSWQNQQIGADDTSFTLTFSRPMNSKSVEDNLKIDPPLAGKVSWAGRRMVYTLVTPAPYGTTYKVQIQGAKDKFSEQEGKNRQIQPFTASFSTRDRVILYVGADQQDKGRLVLYNLSQEQKKVLTPKDLVVMDFKPFPNGEKILFSARKVGNQDLLSTQLYTVTTGISAQAEKQPEAPGRVDLLLDNKEYQNLKFDLSPDGQILVVQRGKKDDPGDFGLWFMPVNSENSQEQSTPKRLQSQPGGDFIITPDSKAVAVAQGQGAAILSLQTNASKPLDFLPQFGLVQAFSKDGSQAAMVKFNTDYTRDLFLVTNQGVQKQLLRTKGSILSCQFDTASPTLYCLLTQLLPGELYQEQPYLVAINLKNGEQKPLLVLPPDQRNVEMSLAPDGLGLLFDQVVPQTTPSNSSAANMLTTDDGQPIASSSLWLMPLLPIADPPATNDIKPEQLPLVGFHPRWLP; encoded by the coding sequence ATGACTACGAGTAAAACTTTTTTCCAACCACTAGATCGTGTTGCTATAGGACTGATACTCATCCTTAGTCTGCTGATTGGGCTATTGATATTACAAGGTGATGCGGTTAAGCCTAGCGTACGTCATTTTAGCTGGCAGAACCAACAAATTGGAGCAGATGATACATCATTCACCCTTACCTTTAGTCGCCCAATGAACTCAAAAAGCGTAGAGGATAACTTAAAAATTGATCCGCCCTTAGCAGGTAAAGTTAGTTGGGCAGGACGGCGAATGGTTTACACGCTTGTGACACCAGCCCCCTATGGCACAACGTACAAAGTGCAAATACAGGGAGCTAAGGATAAATTTTCCGAACAAGAAGGAAAAAATAGACAGATACAACCTTTTACAGCGAGTTTCAGCACACGCGATCGCGTTATTCTTTACGTTGGAGCAGATCAACAAGACAAGGGGCGATTAGTTCTCTACAACCTCAGCCAAGAACAAAAAAAGGTACTCACCCCGAAAGACTTAGTTGTCATGGATTTTAAGCCCTTTCCAAATGGAGAGAAAATTTTATTTTCTGCTCGTAAAGTAGGAAACCAAGATTTACTTTCAACTCAGCTTTATACTGTAACAACGGGTATTTCTGCACAAGCTGAAAAACAACCAGAAGCACCAGGTAGAGTTGACTTGCTTTTGGATAATAAGGAATATCAAAACCTGAAATTTGACTTATCGCCTGATGGGCAAATTCTCGTTGTCCAACGAGGGAAAAAAGATGATCCAGGCGATTTTGGGCTGTGGTTTATGCCAGTCAACAGCGAGAATTCTCAAGAACAATCAACCCCCAAACGTCTGCAAAGTCAACCAGGGGGAGACTTTATTATTACGCCGGATAGCAAAGCTGTGGCAGTTGCCCAAGGTCAGGGAGCAGCGATATTATCGCTGCAAACAAACGCCAGTAAACCCCTAGATTTTCTGCCACAGTTTGGCTTAGTGCAGGCTTTTTCTAAGGATGGTTCGCAAGCGGCAATGGTGAAGTTTAATACAGATTACACGCGAGATTTGTTTTTAGTGACTAACCAAGGCGTCCAAAAACAACTGTTACGCACCAAAGGCTCAATTCTTAGCTGTCAGTTTGATACTGCCTCACCCACCCTTTACTGTTTGCTGACACAGCTGTTGCCAGGGGAACTTTATCAGGAACAGCCATATTTAGTGGCAATCAACCTCAAAAACGGAGAACAGAAACCACTGCTGGTACTACCACCAGACCAACGCAATGTGGAGATGAGTTTAGCACCTGATGGTTTAGGGTTGTTATTTGACCAAGTTGTCCCACAGACAACCCCCTCTAACTCATCAGCAGCAAATATGTTAACAACTGATGACGGACAGCCAATAGCTAGCAGTAGCTTATGGTTAATGCCCCTGCTGCCCATCGCAGACCCACCAGCAACAAACGACATCAAGCCAGAACAACTTCCCTTAGTTGGATTTCACCCACGTTGGCTGCCGTGA
- a CDS encoding TIGR03943 family putative permease subunit produces MTSIPKTKSKIRPDKLQPWLDVLAITAWGILILKYWLTNKLNLLIHPDYFWLAITGAIGLLIISLFKALQLLQRHPREVTPNVQHLTLFPPGWGSALLLTAAILGLTITPRVFASQTALQRGVTDLVGATRAQPQAFRASVRPEERTLVDWVRTLNVYPEPDAYTGQKAKVQGFVIHTPDLGKEHLFLARFVLTCCAADAYPVGLPIKLKETRDNYPPDTWLEVEGQMVTENLADKRQLTISATSLKKIPQPKNPYTY; encoded by the coding sequence ATGACTTCAATCCCAAAAACAAAATCTAAAATCCGCCCTGATAAATTACAGCCATGGTTGGATGTTTTAGCAATCACAGCTTGGGGCATTTTAATCCTAAAATACTGGCTAACTAATAAGCTAAACTTGTTAATTCACCCCGATTACTTTTGGTTAGCAATTACAGGTGCCATTGGCTTGCTAATTATTAGTTTATTTAAAGCACTGCAACTTTTGCAACGGCATCCTCGTGAGGTGACTCCAAATGTCCAGCACCTAACTTTATTTCCACCCGGTTGGGGCAGTGCTTTACTATTAACAGCAGCAATCCTAGGATTAACAATCACACCCCGCGTCTTTGCCAGCCAAACAGCACTTCAGCGGGGTGTAACAGATTTAGTGGGAGCAACACGCGCCCAACCTCAAGCCTTTCGCGCTTCCGTCCGTCCAGAAGAGCGAACACTCGTAGATTGGGTACGTACGCTTAACGTCTACCCGGAACCAGACGCATATACAGGACAAAAAGCCAAGGTACAGGGATTTGTTATCCACACACCAGATTTAGGAAAAGAACATTTATTCTTGGCACGATTTGTCTTAACTTGCTGTGCCGCCGATGCCTATCCCGTGGGATTACCCATAAAACTGAAAGAAACTCGTGATAACTACCCACCCGACACCTGGCTAGAAGTCGAAGGACAAATGGTCACGGAAAACCTCGCAGATAAACGTCAACTAACCATCAGTGCGACCTCCTTGAAAAAAATTCCTCAGCCGAAAAATCCCTATACTTACTAG
- a CDS encoding permease has protein sequence MNQLNNGFTLFLSLLVEAIPFLLLGVLFSSLLLLFVDERKLVEKMPKNPLLGALVGSLVGFVFPVCECGNVPVARRLLMQGVPTPVAIGFLLAAPTINPVVIWATWTAFRDQPEIVVLRVVFSLMIAIIVSVVFSVQKDLGSMVQPAIARYLKFNPPAKPEPKRRRSKLVQQQQATVPTLLQSGTYLLGGQASQSTRMDASALQANMAASKPSKPLPDKLRLLVDNCVQELRELGAVLVIGSAIAAAVQVLAPREFILSLGAGPISSIIVMLILAAVVSICSTVDSFFALSFASTFTSGSLLAFLVFGPMIDIKGIGLLLSIFKPRAVVYLFVLAGQLTFLFTLFINLHVI, from the coding sequence ATGAATCAACTGAACAATGGTTTCACTCTTTTTCTGAGTCTGCTAGTCGAGGCGATACCTTTCTTGTTGCTTGGGGTTTTGTTCTCTAGTTTGCTACTGTTGTTTGTAGATGAGCGCAAACTGGTGGAAAAAATGCCCAAAAACCCCTTATTGGGTGCATTAGTCGGGAGTCTAGTGGGCTTTGTATTTCCTGTTTGTGAATGCGGCAACGTACCAGTTGCGCGGCGGTTGCTGATGCAAGGAGTACCCACACCAGTGGCAATTGGCTTTTTGCTAGCAGCACCAACTATCAATCCCGTCGTTATTTGGGCAACTTGGACGGCGTTTCGCGATCAGCCAGAAATAGTGGTGTTACGAGTCGTGTTTTCCCTAATGATTGCAATCATTGTTAGCGTTGTCTTTAGTGTTCAAAAAGACTTAGGGTCAATGGTACAACCTGCGATCGCTCGTTATCTGAAATTTAACCCACCTGCAAAACCAGAACCCAAACGCCGCAGAAGTAAATTAGTCCAACAGCAGCAAGCAACAGTACCCACTTTGTTACAGTCTGGGACTTATTTGCTTGGAGGGCAAGCAAGTCAAAGCACGCGGATGGATGCTAGTGCCTTGCAAGCAAACATGGCAGCCTCTAAACCCAGTAAACCCCTGCCAGATAAACTGCGGTTGTTGGTGGATAATTGTGTGCAAGAATTGCGCGAATTGGGGGCAGTGTTGGTCATAGGAAGTGCCATTGCTGCTGCCGTTCAAGTATTAGCCCCCCGTGAATTTATCCTCAGTTTGGGGGCAGGTCCAATTAGTTCAATCATTGTCATGCTGATATTAGCGGCGGTGGTATCAATTTGTTCTACAGTAGATTCATTCTTTGCCCTATCTTTTGCCTCGACCTTTACCAGTGGTTCCTTGTTAGCTTTTCTGGTATTTGGACCGATGATTGACATCAAAGGCATTGGTTTATTGTTATCAATTTTTAAACCAAGGGCTGTAGTCTACTTGTTTGTTTTAGCAGGACAGTTAACATTTTTATTCACCCTCTTCATCAACTTACACGTCATTTAA
- a CDS encoding DUF2382 domain-containing protein codes for MTYKTLHISNENATRIARISALLESLRTKVKDFAVIDRQGQLVGGVRDLIIDANRQLEFVVSQSDSQVSNRSFLLSSKIVEKIDSQIQKIFINLDKSQIQYLPEYIERENQVSEMEQNSNSQEVNTQDSELRAAVANATVSSVDSVEDIIRLLEERLVIDRSKRKVGEVIVRKEIETQIVQVPIRREKLIVEQVSPERKQLAEIDLGQGEIFGVDLNENEKETPLFANSNGALTVRGEFTSPKIASLLLNAIALERNHGCKAVQVTILVEDEERQKTYQEWFDRTSKD; via the coding sequence ATGACTTACAAGACACTTCATATAAGCAATGAAAATGCAACTAGAATTGCAAGAATCAGCGCCCTGCTTGAAAGTTTGAGGACAAAAGTGAAAGATTTTGCCGTTATTGACAGGCAAGGTCAGCTAGTAGGTGGGGTAAGAGATTTAATTATAGATGCCAATCGTCAACTAGAGTTTGTGGTATCTCAATCAGATAGTCAGGTAAGCAATCGATCATTTCTATTAAGTAGCAAGATAGTAGAAAAAATCGATTCACAGATTCAAAAAATTTTTATAAACCTGGATAAATCACAAATACAATATCTACCTGAATATATAGAAAGAGAAAATCAAGTTAGTGAAATGGAACAAAATTCAAACTCTCAGGAAGTAAATACACAAGACTCAGAACTCAGGGCAGCAGTAGCAAATGCTACAGTTAGCTCTGTAGATTCAGTAGAAGATATTATTCGTTTGCTAGAAGAACGATTAGTCATTGACCGTAGTAAGCGCAAAGTTGGTGAGGTGATTGTCCGTAAAGAAATTGAAACCCAAATAGTACAGGTGCCTATCCGGCGCGAAAAACTGATAGTGGAACAAGTCAGCCCAGAACGCAAACAGCTTGCAGAAATAGATTTGGGGCAAGGAGAAATTTTTGGTGTTGATTTGAATGAAAATGAAAAGGAAACTCCTTTATTTGCCAATTCTAATGGCGCTCTAACTGTGAGGGGTGAATTTACCTCCCCTAAAATTGCTAGTTTGCTTTTAAATGCGATCGCCCTTGAGCGAAATCATGGATGCAAGGCGGTGCAAGTCACAATCCTTGTGGAAGACGAAGAACGTCAGAAAACATACCAAGAGTGGTTTGATCGCACCTCGAAAGATTAA
- a CDS encoding DUF2382 domain-containing protein, which translates to MALHKIADFDPNYRDAFQGDDVKGMGVYTEGTDEKIGTVNDVLVDEEGRFRYLVVDLGFWIFGKKVLLPVGRSRIDYNVNRVFAIGMTREQAENLPEFNERQVLDYDYEERVRGVYRTPGLSTQAVESSAPLEASAPLADTTYPPATAGYQQTPVANSTYDRNTYNYEHDAPLFQMNDRDHQTLRLYEERLIANKTRQKAGEVAVGKHVETETARVAVPVEKERVVVERVTPADAGRAVAPGEANFREGEVARMEIYEETADIRKEAFVREEVRVKKVVDQETIEAQETIRREELDVNAPGLPIDER; encoded by the coding sequence ATGGCTTTACACAAAATCGCAGATTTCGACCCAAATTACCGAGATGCTTTTCAGGGTGATGACGTTAAGGGAATGGGTGTCTACACAGAAGGTACCGATGAAAAAATCGGTACCGTTAATGATGTTTTAGTAGATGAAGAAGGTCGTTTCCGCTATTTGGTCGTTGACTTAGGTTTTTGGATTTTTGGTAAGAAAGTCCTGTTACCAGTTGGTCGTTCTCGCATCGACTATAACGTTAATCGCGTTTTTGCCATTGGGATGACCAGAGAGCAAGCAGAAAACTTACCTGAGTTCAATGAGCGTCAGGTTCTTGATTATGACTATGAAGAGCGGGTACGCGGTGTATATCGCACTCCCGGACTTTCTACTCAAGCTGTAGAATCATCGGCTCCTTTGGAAGCATCAGCTCCTTTGGCAGATACAACATATCCACCTGCGACAGCAGGATATCAGCAAACACCTGTAGCAAATTCCACTTACGACCGTAATACCTACAATTACGAGCACGATGCGCCTTTGTTCCAGATGAACGACCGGGATCATCAGACTCTGAGACTGTACGAAGAACGGCTGATTGCGAATAAGACTCGTCAGAAAGCTGGGGAAGTAGCGGTTGGCAAACACGTTGAAACCGAAACAGCACGAGTTGCCGTTCCAGTAGAAAAAGAGCGCGTTGTTGTTGAGCGAGTCACTCCAGCAGATGCTGGTAGAGCAGTTGCTCCTGGTGAAGCTAACTTCCGCGAAGGAGAAGTTGCTCGCATGGAAATCTACGAAGAAACAGCTGACATTCGTAAAGAAGCTTTTGTGCGTGAAGAAGTCAGAGTGAAGAAAGTCGTAGACCAAGAAACCATTGAGGCGCAAGAAACAATTCGCCGTGAAGAATTGGATGTGAATGCTCCTGGTCTTCCCATTGATGAGCGATAA
- a CDS encoding DUF2382 domain-containing protein, with amino-acid sequence MPLYKLADFDPNYRETFGGDDIRDLDLYTQGGVKVGSVADVLVDADGRFRYLVIDTQYNSSSKRILLPIGLSRIDYNQQRVYVDGLSKEQLQSLPEYRDNMTVDYDYEEQVRGAYRPMSSDVAYNRDTYNYQQDASLYNLNEQDHQTFKLYEERLIANKNRIKTGEVAIGKHIETETARVSVPIERERVVIERVNSTEVGTAVNPSELHFQEGEITRIEIYEETPEIHKEAFVREEIRVRKVVDRDTVEAQETIRREELDINTQGDLPIQTDVTPSDRV; translated from the coding sequence ATGCCTCTCTACAAACTTGCAGACTTTGATCCAAACTATCGAGAAACTTTTGGTGGCGACGATATCAGGGATTTAGACTTATATACCCAAGGCGGAGTAAAAGTTGGCTCAGTTGCCGATGTGCTAGTTGATGCAGATGGTCGTTTTCGCTATCTAGTTATAGACACTCAATACAATTCTTCTAGTAAAAGAATACTACTACCGATTGGTCTTTCTCGTATTGATTATAATCAGCAGCGCGTGTATGTTGATGGACTCAGCAAAGAGCAACTGCAAAGTTTGCCTGAGTACAGAGACAACATGACCGTTGATTACGATTATGAAGAGCAGGTACGCGGCGCTTATCGTCCAATGTCTAGTGATGTGGCTTACAATCGCGATACCTACAATTACCAACAAGACGCATCCCTGTACAACTTGAATGAGCAGGACCATCAAACTTTCAAACTGTACGAAGAACGGCTCATTGCCAACAAAAACCGTATCAAGACAGGGGAAGTAGCAATTGGTAAGCACATTGAGACAGAAACAGCACGGGTTTCAGTACCAATTGAAAGAGAGCGAGTTGTCATTGAGCGAGTTAATTCTACAGAAGTAGGGACAGCAGTAAATCCCAGCGAACTCCACTTTCAAGAAGGGGAAATAACACGGATAGAAATCTACGAAGAAACACCTGAAATTCATAAAGAGGCGTTTGTGCGTGAGGAAATCCGCGTCAGAAAAGTGGTTGATAGAGATACAGTTGAAGCACAAGAAACAATTCGTCGGGAAGAGTTAGATATTAATACTCAAGGGGATTTGCCCATACAAACTGATGTAACTCCATCTGACCGTGTTTAA
- a CDS encoding bifunctional 4-hydroxy-2-oxoglutarate aldolase/2-dehydro-3-deoxy-phosphogluconate aldolase — MSGEPWLSQIKQHKAIAVIRAPQVSLTRQMALAVASGGMQLIEITWNSAGATELIAQLRVELPKCTIGTGTLLNLQQMREAIAAGAQFLFTPHVDPVMIQAAVDIGVPIIPGALSPTEIMTAWSSGATCVKVFPVEAVGGVSYIKSLRGPLGHIPLIPTGGVTLENAKEFLQAGASAVGLSSQLFPKQCVDNGDWEGVTQQAAKLMQKLVNTQ, encoded by the coding sequence ATGTCTGGTGAACCTTGGTTATCACAAATCAAACAACACAAAGCAATTGCAGTTATTCGCGCCCCCCAAGTGTCCTTGACACGCCAAATGGCTTTAGCTGTTGCATCTGGGGGAATGCAGTTAATTGAAATTACCTGGAATAGTGCTGGTGCTACTGAATTGATCGCGCAACTACGAGTAGAATTACCTAAATGTACTATTGGAACTGGTACGCTGCTAAATTTACAGCAAATGAGGGAAGCAATTGCTGCAGGGGCACAGTTTCTCTTCACTCCTCACGTTGACCCAGTCATGATTCAAGCCGCTGTCGATATAGGCGTACCTATCATACCAGGAGCGCTCTCCCCAACCGAAATAATGACCGCTTGGTCTAGTGGGGCAACCTGTGTCAAGGTGTTTCCCGTGGAAGCAGTGGGAGGGGTCAGCTATATCAAAAGTTTGCGAGGACCACTAGGTCATATTCCCTTGATTCCAACAGGGGGTGTCACTTTAGAAAATGCCAAGGAATTTTTACAAGCAGGGGCGAGCGCAGTTGGTTTGAGTAGTCAATTATTTCCCAAACAATGTGTAGATAATGGAGATTGGGAGGGGGTAACTCAACAAGCAGCCAAGTTGATGCAAAAATTAGTCAACACTCAATAG